The following nucleotide sequence is from Mytilus trossulus isolate FHL-02 chromosome 9, PNRI_Mtr1.1.1.hap1, whole genome shotgun sequence.
AAACACTACATATTTCAGCATTCTTTCAGCTATAATTATCTCTGTATCAGGAATCATAATAAATTATGAAGTTAACCCTTTATCTTGATGAATTATTGACACTAATTATGATTTATTTCCATTATATAATTTAAGGAAAATGTGATGATCCAAAAAGTCCTGATTATGTACCTTCTGTGAAAATGGGATATGGTAGTTATGGTGATAATGAAGTTTCAGCTTCTAAAAGTGTTGACAggtatgataaaaacaattgaCAAAGTTACACGGGTGTTCAATTGTCCGATTAAAAGAAATTATCGGGTCCATAAAATTCATATTATGTGACCAAATAATATCTGTATTAGGACAGTTGAACATTACATGTGATGATGTGTAACAAATTTATCCtgattttaattgttatatcacaaattgttatattcaaattcaattgtTAGGACAATATCAACCAAATAAAATTAGatgtttaatgaaaaaaattgaaactatGAGGATTATAAAGCAACTGACTATTAGCTCAATgtttttctccattgttgaagcatatgataaaaagatcataacatgtaatCTTTCATATTGCATGTATTATCCCCCTTGGTCAATATCAGTTAGGCTGATATtaaacctagggctgataatacatgccaTTTAAAAGATGCCATGTATTAATCTGTTATTCTATCTTCTTtatctttgtaataatataTTCCAATTCACAGTTTTCATTTTACATACCATTATATATGtagtttatagttttttgttatcattttatttcagatataacAAATAGATTTGGGGAGATGTGGTgagggtgccaatgagacaactccctaTCAAAGTCAcactttataaaagtaaaccattattctGATAACAGATCATTGAATAATTTCATtgacatttatttgaaaatattaatcaataattaaatataaaatacatctaTGACATACTTATTGCAAATACTTGGAAAAATTAATTCATTCATGGAGAAGCAGTTCACTAAGTACTAAATTTTTTGTTGAAGTTACttatttgaaattagaaagaaatacttaaaatttgtatccaaagtCATTCTCTTTTTAGTTAATTGAAACATTATACTATTCTGTAACAGGTATAAGAGAGCTGTAAAAAGGACTGCTGATCAAAAGGAGAGGGAATGCAGATTGCAATTGGACTTTTTGATGACACCTGATGGCAAAGAAAATGATCATCTGCCTTTACAAGACTTAGACTGCAATGTTGAGTTGGAAGACAAAAATGGTACTATTCTTATGTCTGTTCAAAGAGTTGATtatcaatttagacttgttgcCATCAGTTTTCTATTTATTAGCACttaatttaaatgatgcatACTAAgtgcatattaaaaaaattgtatatacatACCACGTttcattaaattcatttttgaaCAGTGCAGTAGTATATTTGATGaaaggaatgattgtaaggtgtacataaaattaagaatggaaatggggaatgtgtcaaagagacaacaaccagaccatagaaaaaacaacaccaGAAGGtaaccaataggtcttcaatgtagcgagaaatttccgcacccagaggcgtccctCAGCTGGACACCTAACAAAAGGAaaagataaccttagctgtatttggcacaactttttggaattttggatcctcaatgctcttcaacttcgtacttgtttgactttataaatattttgatatgagcgtcactgatgagtcttatgtagacaaaacgcgcgtctggcgtactaaattataatcctggtacctttgataactacttgacctcattttaattgttaagtggtttaagttaatttttgagttttggtcaatttatctaatattatGTACAATAGGTTAACTatgtaaagctttatatttatgaCTATCAATCATTTCAATTTTGAGTAAAAGTCATTTGCCCTTATGTAATTTAAGAcaagtttcaaatatttatgtaaaagaaagatgtgtatttttggttcatttatatttcttttcatttcagGTACAGGAGAATTTGAAAATTACAGAACACTATTTGAAAATGCTATAAGCGAAAACAGAATACTTATAGATAGACTGCAACAGCTtcactttgaaaataatgttatgaaaaataaacCCCCTTATATAAGGGCTACAAGTCTATCTTTGGAGAAGACTGAAGAGACAACAAAATTTTATACTGGATTGCCGTCTTATTCATGTTTTATGTGGTTGGTGAACTTTGTAACGTGTATTATACCTTCTTCTAATATTTTGAGCTCTGCAGATATACTTCTTTTGGTTTTAATGAAATTACGTTTAAATTCCCCCCATACTGATATTTCGTTTCGTTTTGGAGTTTCCCTTAGTTTGGTTACCAATTTAATTGACAGTGTCATCCCTCAATTAGCGCACAAATTAAAGTGGTTGATTCATTGGCCAAATAAAGATGACATTTTACGCTCTCGACCAGACTGCTTTAAGGAGGCCTTTCCAAGATGTGTTTCAGTTATAGATTGCACAGAAGTTTATATAGAGACTCCATCAAATTTTACTGCTAGATCATGTACTTACAGTAACTATAAGCACCACaatacaattaaatttttaGTTAGTATTGTTCCGTGTGGtagtatttcttttgtttcacGTGCATTTGGGGGGCGGACTTCAGATAAGATAATTTCACTTAAATCAGGATATCTTGACTTTATAAACCATGGAGATGTCGTACTAGCAGACCGTGGTTTTCTTATTAGAGATGAATTGGCATCAAGGGGGGCGGAATTAATCATACCATCGTTTGTTAAGGGGAAAGACCAGCTTAGTGCCTTTGAAGTGGAAAGAAGCCGAAATATAGCTCATGTACGAATTCATGTAGAAAGAGAAATGGAGCGACTGAAAAATTTCCGTATTTTGTCTGGAAAGATGTCAATGAATATGGTGCCACATTCTGACAGTATTATGACAATTTGCTCTGCTATTATAAATATGCACCCTAATATTGTTCAATAACTGAttaccatatttttatttaagggTGTACTTAGgtgaaattgaataaatatagatatttaaaattgtacTAAATGCTGGAAGAGTATTAGTAAAGGATCAAAATTAGCTAAAGATATTGTTAGGTCATGCagctccttttcgagatatttgatttataaaatatagcGGGAAAAGGCTAACTCagactttaatttttatattttaacttaatatattttcattggtattatttgggtctcgatttaaaagaaagaaactCAAAAATCTGCTTAAACTTTGGTAAATAGCCCTTAAGCTAATTGGTATAAATAAAGGATAAATTGGTGTTATTGGGTGAAATATTTCACCTTTTATCATATGGAAAAAGAATCCAAACATctgacacaaattccaaaacttcacctaagtacatccttattTAAAGGTAAGGCCATTGaatattaaatctttttaaGTGACAGATGaaattggaaaatttaaaattcagctttaaaaacaatattttggaaTCTTTCAGCTTTTGGTGAAACAAATTCATTATGGTTACAAAACATAATTTGCAGAACAGGATGCAACCCTCTGGCGCACTGTGAAAAGTCGTAAGGTTGTAAGTCACTGGCGTAGATGGAATAAGCTCGTAAACTTGACCTGCTGCAAATTAAATCTTGCTTGTCTAATgtgtattgttataaattattattcatctgtcatttgataaggtacatcatatatgttttatgtttatttcatgtttaaaataatatttgccCAAACCTCAAGTCattcatggtttattgactTGGTTGGAATTTATATGGTATATTTGGGGTAGAAATTAATTGAGCTGAAGCAGTCATGTTCTGTCAGCAATTACTAGATAgcttaataataattaaaagtattttttaaattcaagaaatctttatttttatgtgaattttatgcaatttttaaCCCAAAATATCTCAACAGagaacagaaataaatattgatttatttccaAATGTATTATTTACATAGTCCATCATAAAATTCAATATCTTTTTGGCCTGAAATATCATCAataatgaaataagaaaatatttccataaatctttgaattttgttaatatctttgtttttttttacatgtacctTAAATATCAATCTTAAATGTATAAATCCCTAAATATGTGATTTTTGAGgattttttgcctttttaacaataaaaatgcaGAATTAGTgatatattgaattttgaaatttgttttcaaatagaaGACATGGAGATGGTAAATAAAtcaatgatgaaaatatttttttgggacaGGTCCATCTTTGGTACTTAATGAACCTACAGTAGTccattcttttgaaaataaaaggtaaattttattcatttttaatggGTAAATGAAACAAAGAATCCTCAactgaaattgttttaaaaaaatgtattcagctattaaaggcatacgatacagttttgaaccTGTATTTAAAGATTGATGATATTTTGCTATATAGGCTATTTTGTACctgattaatataaaatatgtaataaaaaatataccttcatgtgctactttctGAGTAAAATGAGagcaaaattttgtatatttgctcaaaattcagatttgtgtccgtattttatttttcaaatgaaagacataacttttttgttttaaaagacacaaattattttgttaaatgatctgtaatttttaagtatcaataaaaataaaaaagcgctatttccagttttaaaatattttggtcacataatctccttgcaaaatgaaaaaaattgtcgttttaaaaaattgggatccatgcactcgttttcaaattaaatcagtttgaatgataaaaatcagttgaaaaatgcattttttcccAATATGTCATAGTTTGACATCACgaaaaataacatgttatgTTAGCAatgtcattacctcccctgtaactgtattgtatgcccttaaaGGGTACACCAAGAATTGTCCATGCTTTAAGAATaggttttgttataaatatattgtaaaaatgatTGCTGCTCACTACTtctacaatttattttttacattttggacAAAGCCACTTTCCCCTTGGTTTCCTTACAATATTAACACATTGATAATGGTACCATCCAATATCACACGAGTCTCCATCACAGAAAATCATCTTGCCATATTCTGGTTCTTCACACAAGCAATATTTCTCTTTTGTGACATCATTGACTGAAGTGTTTGCTACTTTATAATCATGTAGCAATTTCCTTGTAAGTATCTCTGGGATTAATAGCTCTTTAACAAAGTAAGTGCACTTACTTATTAAAGTATTACAAAACTCAGGATCCCTGCAAATTCTAACGATAGCAAGCAAAAGAACATCATTTGGACTTGTCATAACAACAAAATCACAATATTCAGTGTCATAGACAAACATTTGAAACTGAACCTGAGTGTAATATTTGTGACTATTTTTCAAGTGTAATTGTGTGTCCAAACAAAAGGTAGGGTCTTCTTTGGCCGCATCCATTGAAGATTTGTCTTTATGCTTGTGAGGACATTTTATCTCCAGGGTTCCTTGTCCACAACAACTACATGAAATAACACCATCAGCTGAAGCAccaagaaaataattttgttcagATATCTTCAATCCAGATaatttacattgaaaatttgaatgGTTTTTCTCCATATATTGGATGTAGGTATCTCTGGTTATTGCTTCTTTTTCCAGTCCCCATTTGATGGCCACTTTCTTACTTAGATCATATGAGTTGTATCCTGAAATTCTCATAATCAATTTATTTGGATTTGTAGTTGGTCTTAATGTTAAAACCTCATGAGCTTTTGAAGCTGTAATTCTACCTTTTCTATGTTCAAACCATAGGGGACTTATGTTTTGTGCTTCAGTAATTTTGAAAAGATTGGCAGATTGAGAAATTGAGCAATGATAGTTCCTAAAAAGTTGATCTGATTTGTCGATTAATTCCTGTAAAGTAAGTTCTTTGTTAGTGACATCATAAAAACTTGTAAGAGGTCTAggtaatttttcttcttttgtgtGTTTCACCTTGACTGATGTTTCTACTGTTACTTCTTCATTCATCGGGGGAATTAGAGAAAAGAATGCAGCATTAGGACACACCTTAGAAAGAGATTCTAACACAGCTTTGTCTGGTAATGGATCTTTGCTTGATGGTATAACACattccaatttcttttttctgttactGTTCATAAGGTGCTGTATGTCCATAATTGAGCTGACATCAACCTAAAAAACACAaggattacatttttttagctgaCCAGGTCAAAGGCCAAGCAAATTTCAGATGGACTTTACCAAAATCTCTATAAATAATGagcaaaatataaacaaatttttgaGTTATCTTTCCCT
It contains:
- the LOC134683336 gene encoding uncharacterized protein LOC134683336; this translates as MGYGSYGDNEVSASKSVDRYKRAVKRTADQKERECRLQLDFLMTPDGKENDHLPLQDLDCNVELEDKNGTGEFENYRTLFENAISENRILIDRLQQLHFENNVMKNKPPYIRATSLSLEKTEETTKFYTGLPSYSCFMWLVNFVTCIIPSSNILSSADILLLVLMKLRLNSPHTDISFRFGVSLSLVTNLIDSVIPQLAHKLKWLIHWPNKDDILRSRPDCFKEAFPRCVSVIDCTEVYIETPSNFTARSCTYSNYKHHNTIKFLVSIVPCGSISFVSRAFGGRTSDKIISLKSGYLDFINHGDVVLADRGFLIRDELASRGAELIIPSFVKGKDQLSAFEVERSRNIAHVRIHVEREMERLKNFRILSGKMSMNMVPHSDSIMTICSAIINMHPNIVQ
- the LOC134683333 gene encoding uncharacterized protein LOC134683333 isoform X2, with protein sequence MQKKEKLSPYAYGLPAEARTRYQEKLAYNKGLDRLPDPYAITKSEWVNDPSIWPELDFGQVYLYLIETPSMFNKSAMKAYKSLEAYRLGEMCSHIAAVLFKIELGVRYGVTQKSVTSEECKWNKVFRKQVDVSSIMDIQHLMNSNRKKKLECVIPSSKDPLPDKAVLESLSKVCPNAAFFSLIPPMNEEVTVETSVKVKHTKEEKLPRPLTSFYDVTNKELTLQELIDKSDQLFRNYHCSISQSANLFKITEAQNISPLWFEHRKGRITASKAHEVLTLRPTTNPNKLIMRISGYNSYDLSKKVAIKWGLEKEAITRDTYIQYMEKNHSNFQCKLSGLKISEQNYFLGASADGVISCSCCGQGTLEIKCPHKHKDKSSMDAAKEDPTFCLDTQLHLKNSHKYYTQVQFQMFVYDTEYCDFVVMTSPNDVLLLAIVRICRDPEFCNTLISKCTYFVKELLIPEILTRKLLHDYKVANTSVNDVTKEKYCLCEEPEYGKMIFCDGDSCDIGWYHYQCVNIVRKPRGKWLCPKCKK
- the LOC134683333 gene encoding uncharacterized protein LOC134683333 isoform X1, whose amino-acid sequence is MQKKEKLSPYAYGLPAEARTRYQEKLAYNKGLDRLPDPYAITKSEWVNDPSIWPELDFGQVYLYLIETPSMFNKSAMKAYKSLEAYRYVESGHVDQIQIYDVNGSPFCFLKADVIGSMKIRDKPHQPWVCLAKDTADIYCAHCTCLAGLGEMCSHIAAVLFKIELGVRYGVTQKSVTSEECKWNKVFRKQVDVSSIMDIQHLMNSNRKKKLECVIPSSKDPLPDKAVLESLSKVCPNAAFFSLIPPMNEEVTVETSVKVKHTKEEKLPRPLTSFYDVTNKELTLQELIDKSDQLFRNYHCSISQSANLFKITEAQNISPLWFEHRKGRITASKAHEVLTLRPTTNPNKLIMRISGYNSYDLSKKVAIKWGLEKEAITRDTYIQYMEKNHSNFQCKLSGLKISEQNYFLGASADGVISCSCCGQGTLEIKCPHKHKDKSSMDAAKEDPTFCLDTQLHLKNSHKYYTQVQFQMFVYDTEYCDFVVMTSPNDVLLLAIVRICRDPEFCNTLISKCTYFVKELLIPEILTRKLLHDYKVANTSVNDVTKEKYCLCEEPEYGKMIFCDGDSCDIGWYHYQCVNIVRKPRGKWLCPKCKK
- the LOC134683333 gene encoding uncharacterized protein LOC134683333 isoform X3, whose translation is MTLGITRTLSTQILILFTTWYVESGHVDQIQIYDVNGSPFCFLKADVIGSMKIRDKPHQPWVCLAKDTADIYCAHCTCLAGLGEMCSHIAAVLFKIELGVRYGVTQKSVTSEECKWNKVFRKQVDVSSIMDIQHLMNSNRKKKLECVIPSSKDPLPDKAVLESLSKVCPNAAFFSLIPPMNEEVTVETSVKVKHTKEEKLPRPLTSFYDVTNKELTLQELIDKSDQLFRNYHCSISQSANLFKITEAQNISPLWFEHRKGRITASKAHEVLTLRPTTNPNKLIMRISGYNSYDLSKKVAIKWGLEKEAITRDTYIQYMEKNHSNFQCKLSGLKISEQNYFLGASADGVISCSCCGQGTLEIKCPHKHKDKSSMDAAKEDPTFCLDTQLHLKNSHKYYTQVQFQMFVYDTEYCDFVVMTSPNDVLLLAIVRICRDPEFCNTLISKCTYFVKELLIPEILTRKLLHDYKVANTSVNDVTKEKYCLCEEPEYGKMIFCDGDSCDIGWYHYQCVNIVRKPRGKWLCPKCKK